Within the Kluyveromyces lactis strain NRRL Y-1140 chromosome A complete sequence genome, the region TCGCTAATTAGCCAGATATCTAATGCAAATATTTCAGAAATAATATTGGCTTTGTTGAGAAACGTCgattttttcttcagcttGGAGTCTAACATAGGTATTATGGAGTCATCATGAGGTGAGGATGTAAATTCATGTGGATTTTCAAAACTACCTTTGCTGTTGCCAAATGTATctatatcttcatcttcattatcgTCGCCTTGATTGTGAGTTTCCCCCCTACCACTATCGTTACTGCCAATTGTAGCACTCTCTCTAATGTTTTGTACAGCGTTGTTATTGCCTTCATCATTTATACTGCCGTCTCTGTTTTCTATGCGATGttcttcattgatattgtcatcatcatcaagCTCGTTAACATTATCATTTCCACCAACAGTATCCAAATTGGCGGAGTCGTTATCGTCGTCTATCTTATCAATGCAATCCAATAACCGGTCGATCAAGTATGCAATATTTTCTACCTTGTCACCAGTTTCCGTGTAAAAATATccaaaacaaacaaaatcCAAAAGGGTATTGTTTTGTCTTGTTAGTTCGTTCAAAAGTTCTGTTTCTTCCAAGATCTCATCCATGAACTTATGACTTAAGGCTTGCAAGGGGATCGGTCCTTCTTCGTCACTTAGATGAGAAGCGGAACTGGACGAAGTTGTAGTAGTGGATAAGGAGTCGGGATGGGAAGAGGCAGCTGATTTTAGCGGCGTTGATTCAATATCACTGGTACCGTTGAATCGTCTAGGAGTAGGTATTAGAGAAGGTCGAGGATTATGCTGCGAGCTTCCTGGTGAAGTATCAATAGTATTCTTGGAACTATCGATGAAATCAGTAGTGTGAGAATCGACATTGTGCTCCAAACGATCAGAATCGTTTGAGTCTCCGATGATCACATCACTATCCTTATCCCGGTCTTCAAATCCCATTGCAAATCCTTGcctcttctttttctttgcattttccttcttctcgTGATTGTCATTAATTCTTTTAGTATCATTATTATAGGTTGTCGTTGTTGTCTTGGTCTCATTAAGATCGTTATCGTCCGTAACTGCCACGGGAGCTGCTGCACCGGCAGTAGCTCCTAAAGTCCCAACAGTACTACTGTTGTTACTCTTGGATCCAGCTATCTTCTGAGTTTGGTTCTCCAATCCATGCATAACATGGAAATACTCCTCCAAAATTCCATTGATGTTGGAACTATTGAAGTTCTGTCCGAACGGCCAGAACGACATCACAGCTGCTTAGCTTTCTTTTAATGAGGAAAACACACGATATAAAACGCAAGCTGAGGTCCGCTAGCTTCAGATTATGGGGTTCAAAGGTTCGAGAAAGAGTATATGGGTTTGACGTCTTGCTTTACTCTCCTCTCCTGTTTTTTCCTAGCTTCCTTTATGCCAAAATGAGAATATTTCttaatattcaattcttaATTATTTAAGTTAGTAATTTCCAAAATGcccaaaaaaaatctaATACAAAACCGAATAAGAAAACGAACTGCTACAGTTTCATAGAGAATGGGTAGTTTTGGGCGCGGATCTACCAAAGGGTGGGCATCCACATTTAGCATAAAATAACGGGAATCCGTAGTTATTCGCAATAGTCCAACTATATTCTCATACTGTAATTGATATATACATCCTATATACATGCTACATACCTTGCTATATACACGATAAGCATTTGACATACAAATGATGTACAATATGGACATCTTTCTAAGGTAAGCCAATTTCCAAAGACGAATAAAAGGCACACGACACAACACTAATTAGGCACAAGTAGATTACTTGCTCTTGCAATGGATAGATCCGAATATATACGTATCAGCAGTTTGGACCGGGGCGACCCAGTAAACGAGCTTATTCTCTGTGGTGTGCTTGCCGTTCCCTTCTCATAGTGGTAGTCCTTGCTCGATTATAGGATCGTGAAGAATGATCTGTGAGAGGCTGTTTTCTCACTCCTTCTCCTCCTTCTTTACCCAAGAAAACAACCAAAATGCATGCGTTTCCCTAATTATAATGGATGTTcttgtcacgtgacttggAATTGGTCgttgattttgttgttttttttttttttctcaatctgtgttcttgtttctgtttatctttttttaCGTTTACATAATCGTCAAAATGACAACACATCCAACCCCATTCAGTAACATTTTGTATTTATAATATGGAAGACCAGCTATGGTTCGTAAAGTACTGATTACAGATCACTAATCCGTCAGGTTAGAAAGTAGTCGTAGCAAGGACACTGATCTATTAGCGTGTTAGTAGGCTGAGGTTCCATATGAGACTCGTTTCAAAGTTGCTCAAGGCGTTGCTGGTCTTGCTACTTGCCTTTGGGTCCGTTAGATACTCATGCGACAACTATACATCTGGAGAATTACAAATATGCAAATATACTGCTCCGCAGCATTACCGTGCCATAATAGGTGGTAGATTCCCACAAGTGATAAAGTACTCCGACTCGCTTGTGGCAAAGTACGAAACAGTGGTAGTTCCTCGTGTGGGATCAGCAGTTATCCATGTGAAGGATACTGTTGAGCAAAAAGTTGTCCCAAGTGTAATTAGAACTTCACGGTCTTCTCTGAGTTTGGTTTACACTAAGGTTTACCCACGGGTGGTTAAGTATGCCTTTATTGCTGAAAGCTCCCTTTGTCGTTGGTACCTACAATTGTGCCACCAGTATACTGTCTATGTGAAACCCGTTGTCATCAATTTGTATTACAAGACTATGATCAAGTACCCCTTCCTTGAACATGCAATTTATTCCGTACAGGCTCAATATAAAATCATGGAAACTCATGTCTTCAAGTATTACAATATTATCTCTTATAACGTCCAAGTTTGGAACGATAAGTATGGTTACGGAAGACTATCCAGAAACAAGATATTTATCAGAATGAAGTCTACTGTTGTAGAACATTTGATTATATGGTACCGATACGTGAACAATAGGTGTCGCAAAATGTGGCGTGAAAATTTGTGCCCCATAATCAATAAGTCGAGGGAAAGATTTGCTTATCACGGGGGTGTAAGACCTGAATCAGCTACTACTGACCCCGATGATGAATCTATTTTctatgaagatgatgatgtgGATGAATACACGGAGACTTCCACTATTGTACTAACAGTAACGCAAACAGCCAATTCTGCCCTTGACTTGAAGGCAACGCCTAGTGCATCTGGTCTTATTGTTGACGAATGTGATATGTCTATGGAAGAAATGTTAAGAAACGACTTTATGTCCTGGAAAATAACGATTGAAAACAAACTGTCAAACACTATGAAAGATTTCgaaaatgatatcaatgaGTTCGCTCAGGAGAAACTAGATCACATTCAACCTACTTTGGCAgatctattgaaaagagCCAGTAACACTTCACAAACCAACTTCCAAATAATCACTAAGGCCATCATGGATGTAAATTGCACTGAAAGTGTGGATCCAAAAACCAACAAAACCATATGGTTCGACCAAAACAATACCCAGCTACCTAAGTACATGACCAGAGAATTAATGCGTGAATATTTCTCGGCAGCACATTCACAATTCGATGCACTATCACAAGAGATACGCGCTCATCTACGAAAATTGGCAGACGAAGTGAACGATCACGTCGAAGTTCTCCGCCAAGAGAACGTCGAGctgtttgaagaatgggCAGATGTGATGATTACAGAATGGTCTAAGAATCTAGCCTACGTGGACGTGGCTGTTAACGAAGAGAAGCTGGCAGACTTAGAAAAGGAACAGCGtaagaattggaaagacttcatgaagttgaaaagacaaGTGATTAAGACAAGAGATACATTGATGGAGCATCCAGTGAAGCTTGACTCTCTACAGTCCTTTGTGAACACAGTACAGCAGTCGTTGAAGACGCTCTCTCATGAAAACGGAGAATATTTGTACATTTTGAGAAGTAAAGCTAATCTAGAGTTCCAAGCACGTGAGGCTTTAGAGCGACAGCAAAGAGAGAAGGAGAAGGCAGAGTCCGCTTCGATGAAAGCATCAACTGAATTCGAACtctcttcctcttccttttcctcttcctctCCCTCCACTGCATCTTCATGCACTGCATCAAGTACCTCTACTGCTTCCTTACTCGCTGTGGAAAAAACTATCGCACTAGAAGACCTGCAATCCTATTATCAAAATGTATCAAGTACAGATTCTCTGTAACGCACTGTAACATTTCCCAGCATCATCTAATGCTGTACGTGCAGCGtatataataatatagTATAATATGTAGTTTAATGACATAACTCAACTGTTACCCTCCTTCGGTCTGTGCATGTGCAAAATTAAAATTAATCCGCTGTCCAAACTAAACGAGCACATGTCCAGAAAAGGAATTTTCAACGACTAAAAATCAAGTTTCTCCAGTAAAGTAAGAAAGACTTGCCACTCAGAGCTCATCGTTCAAAGGACACCAAACTGTTCAAATCAAGGCATCGCCttgtgaaaaaaaaagtaaaaaaaaaaaaaaactggataaaactgaaaaaaacgaaaaggTTCAATCTACCGAGTATATAAAAGGAACAGAAACACATTTGGCAATTACGTTGGATTGGGATATTCATAGATATAGATTCCTTACGTACTTTTTGATTAAAGTTAATATTAAGGTTTAGTTGTTACGCAAAAGCACACACCACATATACAACACAAGAACATACATATAAGATGTCTGCTCCAGCTCATAATTATAAGGTCGCTGATATTTCTCTTGCTGCCTTTGGTAGAAAGGAAATCGAATTGGCTGAACACGAAATGCCAGGTTTGATTGCCATCAGAGAAGCCTACGGTGCTGAGCAACCATTGAAGGGTGCTAGAATTGCCGGTTGTTTGCACATGACCATTCAAACTGCTGTTTTGATTGAAACTTTGGTTGCCTTGGGTGCTGAAGTTACCTGGAGTTCTTGTAACATTTACTCTACTCAAGACCACGCTGCTGCTGCCATTGCCGCATCTGGTGTTCCAGTCTTTGCTTGGAAGGGTGAAACCGAAGAAGAGTACTTGTGGTGTATCGAACAACAATTGTTCGCTTTCAAGGACGAcaagaagttgaatttgATCTTGGATGATGGTGGTGATTTGACCAGTTTGGTTCACGACAAATACCCAGACATGTTGATGGACTGTTTCGGTTTATCTGAAGAAACCACCACTGGTGTCCACCATTTGTACAGAATGGTTAAGGAAAACAAGTTGAAGGTCCCAGCTATCAACGTTAACGATTCCGTTACCAAGTCTAAGTTCGACAATCTGTACGGTTGTAGAGAATCCTTGATCGATGGTATTAAGAGAGCCACCGATGTCATGTTGGCCGGTAAGGTTGCTGTCGTTGCTGGTTACGGTGACGTCGGTAAAGGTTGTGCTGCTGCCTTGAGAGGTTTCGGTGCTCGTGTCATTGTCACTGAAATCGATCCAATTAACGCTTTACAAGCTGCTATGGAAGGTTACCAAGTCATCCCTATGGAAGAAGCTGTTTCCTCCGGTCAAGTCTTCGTCACCACCACCGGTTGTAGAGACATTATCACCAAGGAACATTTCTTGCAAATGCCAGAAGATGCCATTGTTTGTAACATTGGTCACTTCGACATTGAAATCGATGTTGCTTGGTTGAAGGCCAACGCCACTGAAGTTATCAACATCAAGCCTCAAGTCGACCGTTACTTGCTACCTTCTGGTAAGCACGTCATCTTGTTGGCTGATGGTAGATTGGTTAACTTGGGTTGTGCTACTGGTCACTCTTCCTTCGTTATGTCCTGTTCTTTCTCTAACCAAGTTTTGGCTCAAATTGCTTTGTTCAAGGCTCAAGACAAAGCATTCAGAGAAAAGTACATCGAATTCCAAAAGACTGGTCCATTTGATATCGGTGTTCACGTTCTaccaaagatcttggaCGAAGCTGTTGCCAAGTTCCACTTGGACAACCTAGGTGTTAAGTTAACCAAGTTGTCTGACGTTCAATCTGAATACTTGGGTATTCCAGAAGAGGGTCCATACAAGGCTGATCACTACAGATACTAAGCTGAGTTCATCTAAGAATATCTTATCCGAATCATCAACAGTAGCGTATTGTAGCCTACTTCGATCTTTATGGATAtctcatttttttcatttgcTCATGCTTTTACAATCAGTCTGCTAGCTTTTCTATGGATGATGACTTTCCTTCGTGATTGTAATAATCTTTTAAAATAACCTTTCTTTCTATTAGCGGTTTCACTCAACTGAATTCCTGCAATAAATTGCACATTGGGTATTTTACATTAGCGCACCATCATTAacattttcattaacatATCAAGCTCATAAATTGTAACTCTCAGGCGTTCTCTCAGTGAGATATTAATACGACTGTACAATGCTTggcatttttttttcatattaTCTTTCAATGAGTATTAGATACAGAATCTACACTCTCATTTAATGTACATATCACTTTATAAATTACTTACTAATAACAGATCTTCAACGGTTAATTCAAGCGTAGAACGCCCACATTTCTGCAAGACCTTAACATTGCATTCAAGCCTGTACAGTATAAATCTACACATTGCACTTGCATTGTCGAGTATCATATTGGTGGACTTTGTCTTGTTTTTTCTGCTTAGGGTAACTGGGAAATGGCTACAATTGAGCTCCCTTTATTAAAAAAGGATAAAGTTTAAAGATCAACAATACCTATCTGAGATTCTGAAGTCACCAAGAGAGTAATATTTTACGCTATTGTCACCAGTTAATACCGAGGCTTACGTAGGTGTCCAAACATATTAACAGTATAAGGGGAAGTTAGCGTTTGGAACGTAAAACTTGGCATAAGATGAGCAATAGCAAAATGGATTTGATTGATCATGAATACATGATCTCCATGTTCCCTAAATACTTATTAAAGCAACCAATAGGGCACGATTTATGGAAACTATACTACCAGCACAAGAAGCTATTTCATAAATTGAAGACTAAAGATGAGTTGTTGAGTGCGGATGCTGACTGTTCCGGTTCTGTTTCGTTTCAAAGTCTGAAGACACCAAATCGATTGAGTGCTGCTAcaaggaaagaaatatggGAAAAACTATCGCAACTAGGGGTTCTAGGAACAATTCCGTATGATTCTGTCTCCGACGATTATTTGATACAAGTGCACAAATATTTTTACGCAAGAGATGACATCTCAAATACAACAGACGGCGACGGTGATGTTGATATGAGAAAATCTGTCATGACTGAGGAAGACTTCCTTGGAAGCATGCTTCCCGATTCTGAAGCggatgaagaggatgaCGAAATCGACGACGATAATGACCTtgaggatgatgatgacgatgaggATGGAAATGACCctgaagatgacgatgatgatgagttagatgatgaagatgaagatgaaaacgaTGAACAAGATTCGCCAGATCACCCTAGACGTCTAAATGAATCTACTGTACAAATTGAGCAATCTAGAGGTAGTACAACAGGATTTGAAAACCCAATAGGAACGTCTGATGCAGAAAATATTGAGAATGCAGAAGTGGACCGGAGCAAGCATAAGCATAAAATAGTATATTATCCGGAATCTAAGGAATCTAAACACACTGTACAACTTAAGTCAAACCCTGTACCGGGTGAAATATACAAGACTTTGGGTTATCCATTACCACATAAATGGTTGCTACAATCTGACAACAGTATCTTACTGTCACAAGATGGATGTGCTGTGCTTAGGGTGAATCCTAACTGGCATGCACTATCCTCATATGGGAGAGCCAGCCCAATAATGAACAGTCGACTAAGAGTTAACATAAACTCTAAGAAAAAACAGCAATGGGCCACTACCTGGGCAAATAATGGTGTGAATCATACCAAGTGTGCCATATTCTACTTCGAAATACGAGTGTTATCTGTTACCAGTTCACAAGCTGGGAGGAATAGCCATGTATTAGTCGGTTTTAAGAATTGGGCGAAGATTAATGACAAATTGTCAACTTCTGAACAAGATACGACCGAGAGTGGATCAGCACCATCATCTGAGAATTTTAACATGTTACGTAATGTGTTAGATGGGAATCGAAATGTCCTGAATTCTCCATCCTCTCCCTCACAAACCATTCATGGGGATGTAGAAACATACTCTTACTCTGGCTTAGACGGCAACAAATTTGATGCTTCAGGAAGTCAAAAATATTCAAGACCCTTCGGTAATGATGATATTGTAGGGTGTGGTGTTAACTTCATAGAAGGTTCAATATTCTTTACAAAGAATGGCATTTTCTTAGGAAATGCGTTTGAGGATTGTTTCGATATAGATTTGGTAccatttgtttca harbors:
- a CDS encoding uncharacterized protein (weakly similar to uniprot|P53075 Saccharomyces cerevisiae YGL228W SHE10 Putative glycosylphosphatidylinositol (GPI)-anchored protein of unknown function overexpression causes growth arrest), translating into MRLVSKLLKALLVLLLAFGSVRYSCDNYTSGELQICKYTAPQHYRAIIGGRFPQVIKYSDSLVAKYETVVVPRVGSAVIHVKDTVEQKVVPSVIRTSRSSLSLVYTKVYPRVVKYAFIAESSLCRWYLQLCHQYTVYVKPVVINLYYKTMIKYPFLEHAIYSVQAQYKIMETHVFKYYNIISYNVQVWNDKYGYGRLSRNKIFIRMKSTVVEHLIIWYRYVNNRCRKMWRENLCPIINKSRERFAYHGGVRPESATTDPDDESIFYEDDDVDEYTETSTIVLTVTQTANSALDLKATPSASGLIVDECDMSMEEMLRNDFMSWKITIENKLSNTMKDFENDINEFAQEKLDHIQPTLADLLKRASNTSQTNFQIITKAIMDVNCTESVDPKTNKTIWFDQNNTQLPKYMTRELMREYFSAAHSQFDALSQEIRAHLRKLADEVNDHVEVLRQENVELFEEWADVMITEWSKNLAYVDVAVNEEKLADLEKEQRKNWKDFMKLKRQVIKTRDTLMEHPVKLDSLQSFVNTVQQSLKTLSHENGEYLYILRSKANLEFQAREALERQQREKEKAESASMKASTEFELSSSSFSSSSPSTASSCTASSTSTASLLAVEKTIALEDLQSYYQNVSSTDSL
- the SAH1 gene encoding adenosylhomocysteinase (highly similar to uniprot|P39954 Saccharomyces cerevisiae YER043C SAH1 S-adenosyl-L-homocysteine hydrolase catabolizes S-adenosyl-L-homocysteine which is formed after donation of the activated methyl group of S-adenosyl-L-methionine (AdoMet) to an acceptor) — translated: MSAPAHNYKVADISLAAFGRKEIELAEHEMPGLIAIREAYGAEQPLKGARIAGCLHMTIQTAVLIETLVALGAEVTWSSCNIYSTQDHAAAAIAASGVPVFAWKGETEEEYLWCIEQQLFAFKDDKKLNLILDDGGDLTSLVHDKYPDMLMDCFGLSEETTTGVHHLYRMVKENKLKVPAINVNDSVTKSKFDNLYGCRESLIDGIKRATDVMLAGKVAVVAGYGDVGKGCAAALRGFGARVIVTEIDPINALQAAMEGYQVIPMEEAVSSGQVFVTTTGCRDIITKEHFLQMPEDAIVCNIGHFDIEIDVAWLKANATEVINIKPQVDRYLLPSGKHVILLADGRLVNLGCATGHSSFVMSCSFSNQVLAQIALFKAQDKAFREKYIEFQKTGPFDIGVHVLPKILDEAVAKFHLDNLGVKLTKLSDVQSEYLGIPEEGPYKADHYRY
- the VID30 gene encoding glucose-induced degradation complex subunit VID30 (weakly similar to uniprot|P53076 Saccharomyces cerevisiae YGL227W), coding for MSNSKMDLIDHEYMISMFPKYLLKQPIGHDLWKLYYQHKKLFHKLKTKDELLSADADCSGSVSFQSLKTPNRLSAATRKEIWEKLSQLGVLGTIPYDSVSDDYLIQVHKYFYARDDISNTTDGDGDVDMRKSVMTEEDFLGSMLPDSEADEEDDEIDDDNDLEDDDDDEDGNDPEDDDDDELDDEDEDENDEQDSPDHPRRLNESTVQIEQSRGSTTGFENPIGTSDAENIENAEVDRSKHKHKIVYYPESKESKHTVQLKSNPVPGEIYKTLGYPLPHKWLLQSDNSILLSQDGCAVLRVNPNWHALSSYGRASPIMNSRLRVNINSKKKQQWATTWANNGVNHTKCAIFYFEIRVLSVTSSQAGRNSHVLVGFKNWAKINDKLSTSEQDTTESGSAPSSENFNMLRNVLDGNRNVLNSPSSPSQTIHGDVETYSYSGLDGNKFDASGSQKYSRPFGNDDIVGCGVNFIEGSIFFTKNGIFLGNAFEDCFDIDLVPFVSIKSGNSLRTNFGLTEEFLFDIDQYQLQWKYKTYSHIFKAVDYDSGLNLVSDESDNEDLGKLGDEINDTLEPEFQEVASEENDLATDGFEDDQPDGFLLTRDRRFSGDKLWKPTTPKLNNINSNNDSIPCQLNSMINDYLIHEGYIDVAKGFLKDLQRDCIPNNSDERARFVIRHNERQIVKEEQNLQVRQTIRRYIHDGEILKCMNYIEQQFPGLLEKYLELTFEMKCADYLLCLSQQSPENDMIDSILSKGQDISEQFLQNRAISDDTREIFKAKFDEISPLMAYSNPSKECANDCSFFLTPAYLQERLFQTINSHILQYLDKKSQSSLESMIGYTRAMVTTLMENESYNPREKEPAYHKLVNIDEDLLKL